AAGGCCGTCGTCCGAACGGTTTCTATATTCCCCGCTTTGTCAACCTGGGCCGGGATTCGGAGAAAAAAGACTACCTCCGGGGCTTCGGGTACCAGGGCTCTGCCAGCCGCGGCGACTGGACGGAATCGGTAGCCGAAATGGGGTACGGGGCCGGCCTGAAGGACAGCATCATGAAACCGGGGAAATGGACTATCGGGGCTACCGGCTTTGGGGAGATGCTCCCCTACCACGACAACCGGGTGCGCCTGAGCGAAACGGAAAAAGACCAGTGGGGGCTGCCCCAGCTGGATTTCGACGTCGAATTCAAAGAAAACGAATACCGCATGCGGGAGGATATCCTCCGGCAGATCGTCGCGATGTTTGAAGCGGCGGGCTTTAAGGATATTGAAACCTACGAACGGGAAACCGGGCCCGGGCTGGGCATCCACGAAATGGGCGGGGCCCGCATGGGCCACGACCCGAAAACCTCCGTGGTCAACCGGCATAACCAGGTCCACGACGTGCCGAACATCTACGTCACCGACGGGGCGTTTATGACCTCGGCCAGCTGCGTAAACCCGTCCCTGACCTATATGGCCTTTACCGCCCGGGCTGCACATCACGCAGCCGAACAATTCAAGGCTGGCGCCTTTAGTTAATCCCACACCACCCGATGAAAAACACATCTGCAAAACGCCTCTGGGGCGATTACCTGGACCGTCACCTGGAATACGCCTTCACCGGCGAACCCAAAGTGCGCCCCCTGGGCCGCGATGCCGACCAGGCCAACCGGAACCTCCAATTGGTCCTGAAGGGAAAAAAACGCTCTTACAGCCATGCCCTCCTGGGCTTGCAGCACCGGGGGGAGACCCTGCCCAGGATCGGGGACTTTACCGTCTTAACGGATTGGGAGGGTCAGGCCCGGTGCATTGTCCGGACAGTGGCCGTGCGGCTCAAGCCTTTTTTCAGCATCTCTTCCTCCTACGCCAAGCTGGAAGGGGAAGGAGACGGGTCTCTGGAGCAGTGGAAAAAATCGCACTGGGAGGCATTTGCCCGGGAACTGGAGCCCTTTGGCAGGGTTCCGAGGGAAAGTATGATCGTGGTGTGCGAGGTGTTTGAGAAAGTGTACGAGGGGTAAGGCTGATTTGAAGATTTGCCGATTTGAAGATTTGAGGATGTGCCGATTTGAAGATTTCAATTTGGCAATTGGGTTTAAGGGTGAATGCTTTTGCGGTACTTCCTGCCGTCGCTCCCCTTCACCTATAAACCGGAATCCCTGGTTTAATCCTCGTCGTCTTCGTCGTCGTCCCGGTCATCGTCTTCCCGGGGGGTCGTCTTCTTCGGCCTCGCATAAAAAAAGCCCGGACCAACCCGGGCTTATTTATTTCTGATAAACGGGTTGCGTCAATCCAGATCCACCCAGGTGTTCCCGGATTTGTGGGATGCTACCGTGGCCTCAACGAAGTTCAGGCCGCGGACTCCGTCTGTCATGGTCGGGAATTCCCCGTCGTTGTACTTTTGTCCCCGGATGGCCTTGGCCACGCCCCGGTAGATGTTGCCCATCGCATCGAAAATGCCTTCCGGGTGCCCGGCCGGGAGCTTGGTTCCATCCAGCGACAACTCGGAATTGTATGCATGCCCGGGTTTGTATACCCGCACGGGTTCCGTGTCTGACAACAGGTAGAGGAAGTTGGGGCGTTCCTGTTCCCACCGGAAACCGGCCTTTTCGCCGTAAATCGTAATGGCCAGTCCGTTCTCCTCCCCGGTGGCTACCTGGCTGGCGCGGATTACGCCCTTCACGTGGTCGTCCATTCGGATCAGCACCGTGCCGTCCACATCCATGACGTTGTCGTCATACAGGTAGTTGAAGTCGCAAAGAAGCGATTTGATCTTCAGGCCCGTGGTGAATTCCACCATGTTGAAAGCGTGGACGCCGATATCCCCCATACAGGAGCTGATGCCCGCTTTCTTCGGATCGAGCCGCCAGACCGAATTCCGCTTTTCCTTATCGTGGATAATCGGGTTGATCCAGCCCTGGTAATACCGGGCATCCACCTTGTGGATCTTCCCGAGGGCACCGGCCTTGATCATTTCCCGCATCTGGCGCACCATCGGATAACCCGTATAGGTGTGGGTAACGGTAAAAACCTTCCCGGATTTCTCGTGCAGGTCGCGGAGGGTTTTGGCCTCTTCGTACGTGGTGGTCATCGGTTTCTCGCAGATTACGTGGAAGCCGTTTTCCAGGAGTTTTTTGGCCATGGGGTAATGGAGGAAATTCGGCGTTTGGATGGAACACACCTGGATCCGCTCGGATTCCGGCAGTTTGGTCTCCTCGGCAATCAGCGTATCAAAATCCGGATAGATACGGTCGGTTGAAATCCCAAGTTCCCGGGCAAATTCCAGGCTTTGTGCATGGTCCGGGTTAAAGACCGCTCCGGTAATCTCATAGCTGTCGTACATATGGGCGGCAACCCGGTGGAGGACGCCGATCAATGAATCGCCCCCGCCTCCGAGGATACCCAGTTTTATCTTTTCAGGCATAGTATTAGGTAATTTTTGATTTTAACTTCCTTTTGTTTGCTCCAGGACATCCGCCATGTCATGCGCCTGTGGTACGCGTCGCTCTTCCAGTTTCTTCCGGAAAAACAGGAACAGTATCCCAAAGAGTACGGCAACGGTAAGCGGGAAGAACATCATCTTTCCGAGGGTTGCCTTCCCGGCGGCCAGTTCCGCCACTTCCTGGGCCATCCCGCTGTCCAGGGCAGTTTGCCGTGCACTGTCCAGCCAGGACCCGATTACGGGCTGCCAGATGGCTGTGGACAACATCCCGGCTCCGCCTACCAGCGACATGCCGAGGGCCCCGGTTTTAGGCATATACTCCGAGGTAAACCCGATCATGGTGGGCCAGAAATAGCACACCCCCAGGGCAAACAGGATCGCCGCCGCATAAATCATCCCGCCTTCTGCAATGCTCATGCTGTAGACGGCCGCCGTCGTGACAATCGCCGACATCAACAGTACGCCAATCGGGTTCAGCCGGTGCACCAGAAAACCGCCAAAATAGCGGCCGAGCGCCATGATACCGGTAACCATTGCCAGGACCAGCATGGGGTTCGCCCCGGAATTCCCGAGGATCCGCTCCACCCATTGCTGGGGCCCGAATTCGGAAATCGCCGTCAGGGTCATACAGACAATGATAAAGAGGAAAAGCGGGCTGGCGAGCGCCTTGATATTGAGGCGCGTGTCCGTTTCCATGTGTTCGCTTTCCGGCAGGGGCTCCTTAAAGAACATGAAGCCGTAAATCAACGTGGGGATCAGCATGATGGCTATCTGGGCCTGCCAGCCCATGCCAAAATCCGTCATAAACTTGGAAATCAGCGCCCCGATCACGATACCCCCCGGAAACCAAACGTGGAAGCGGTTGAGCATGGCGGTTCGGTTGCGCGTATACATATCGGCAATCATCGGGTTGCAGGCCGCTTCCACGGACCCGTTTGCAAAGCCGATAAAGAAGGTGGAGATCAACAGCGTCCAGAACCCTCCGGCGTATATGGTCATCACCAGGCCGATGATATGCGAGAAAAACGCAATCATCATCAACTTTTTCGGACCGAGTAAATTGTAAAGCAGCCCGCCGACAATCGTGGCGATGGGGAAACCCAGGAAGGCCATTCCGTTGATATAGCCCAGTTGCGTATCCGAAAGGTCGAACTGGAGTCCCAGCTGGTCGAGGATCCCCGCCCGGATGGCAAAGGTCATGGACGTTACCACCAGGGAGATACAAGCGGCAAGGAACACCCGATTTCTGTTAATTGGTTTCATAATGTTTGTTTTAGTTTAGTTGCAAGCGATGAATATATTAAAATTATAGTTTGTAGCTGACTTTCTCATTCCGAAAAAAGAGGATAAACACCAGCAAGACGACATATGAGAACCCGGCCGGGTACAGCCAGATTTCCCGCCATGCATGGCCGTCGGCGGTGGCAAAGGCGTCGACGATGCTCCCGCAAACCTGGTAACCGATAAGCATTCCCACCCCATAGGTTGCCAGGGTGATCAGTCCCTGGGCGGCGCTCCGGATCCGCGGCCCGGCTTTGACATCCGTGTAGATTTGCCCGGAGACGAAAAAGAAATCGTAGCAGATTCCGTGGAGCACGATGCCGGCAAACAACATCCATGCCCCCTCGTCCGCATTGCCGTAGGCAAAGAGCGTATAGCGCACCCCCCAGGCGAGCATCCCGACAATCAGCGTCCACTTGAGCCCGAACCGGTTCAGGAAAACCGGGAGGAGGAGCAGGAAGATCACCTCGGAAATCTGGCCGAACGTCATGTTCCCCGCAGCGTTATCCATCCCGATCTCGTTCAGGAAGGGGTTCGCAAAACTGTAATAGAATGCAAGCGGAATACAGATAAGAACACTCGACAGGAAAAATATCAGGTAGTTGCGGCTTTTCAGGAGGCTGAGTGCCTCCAGCCCCAGCACGTCGCTCAGGGTAATCCGGTCGCCTTTGGATTTGGGCGGGGTATCCGGGAGGGTGAAGCTGAACAGGCCCAGGGCCAGGGAAGACCCGGAGGCCAGCATAAAGGTGTAACCCAGCAGGTTTTCGGCCTCCCAATGAAATACGTAGCCGATAAGCATCCCCGCAACAATCCAGCCGATGGTCCCCCAGATCCGGATCCTGGCAAACTGCTTGGACGGGTCGGACAGCTGGTTGAAGGCCACGCTGTTGGCAAGGGCCAGGGTGGGCATGTACAGGACCATATAGACCAGCAAAAGCGGGTAGAATACGGCGAATTCCTGCGTGGACCCGATAAAATACATCAGTACGGCGCCCGCGATATGGATGACCCCGAGCATGCGCTGGGCCGCGAAAAAGCGATCGGCGATCAGCCCGACGATAAAGGGCGCAACGATGGCCCCCCAGGATTGCGTCATATAAGCGGTGCCGACTGCTGCCGCGTCCGTGTTCAGACTCCGGCCCAGATAGGTACCCATGGTTACAAACCAGCTGCCCCAGACAAAAAACTCCAGGAACATCATCAAGGATAGCTGCAATTGGATTCGACCCTTCATGGCGGCGGTTTATCGCTTGTAGAAGATGTAGTCCAGAGCGGGAGGTTCCGCGCCGCTGGCGCGGATTTCCGCCACAATCTGTGCCCGGTGGTGGGTGGAGTGGTTCAGGATATGGAACAGGATGTCCCGGAGCGTATTGCTGAAACTCCGCCCCTCGGAGTTCTCGTATCCCACGCGTTTTTCCAGGTCGTCCGCATTGGTGATCAACTCAAAGGAGGCCCGCTGGTTTTCGTAGTGGATATCCGCCCAATCGGAAAGCGCATGCACGTCCCACACCCCGTATTGGGGTTCGCTCCCGTTCAGCCGGGCATTCCAGATATGGTGTGCATTGAGTATATGACTGAAGAGCTCCGCTGTACGCGCAGACACCTCCTTCATTTCCGAGCAAGCTTCAATAAGCTTTTTGTTACAGTAATAATTGTAATCAAAAAGTTGGTGGAAATACGATTTCATCCCATTAATTACTGCTTATGACAATTCCCCGGCGGCTTTGATCAACAAGTCCCGCGTGGCGATGATCCCGGCTTCTTCCCCGATTTCGCTTCCTTCGTATTCCACCCCGATATACCCGCGGTATCCGGCGTCCTTCACAATTTTCAGCATCCGGACGTAGTCGATCTCCGACTCGTTGCCGTCCGGGCCGAAATCGTGGGATTTGGCGCTCACCGCCTTGGCAAACGGCATGAGCTCCTCGACGCCCTTGTAAATATCGTATGCCTCGGCACAGCCCGAACCGTAGTCCGAAGGGTCGTTTCGCCGGATGCAGAAATTCCCGAAATCCGGGAGTGTGCCCACATTATCCAGTTCCACCTGGCTGAAAACCCTGGCCATCATCTCCCCGTTGGAGGAGAGTCCCCCATGGTTCTCGACAAGGACATTGATGCGTTTGTCGCGGGCGTAGTTGCCCAGTTGCGTCAGGCCGTCGATGGAATTGGCGATCCACTCATCCGGGACGTCGCTGCCGGCCAGGTTGACCCGGATGGCATGGCAACCCATGGCCGCGGCGGCATCTACCCATTTGTGGTGGTTTTCAACGGCTGCAGCGCGTTCGGCTGCGTCGGACACAGCCAGATTCCCCTGGCCGTCCACCATGATCAGGACGTTCTTCATCCCGTGTTTCTGTGCCTCCTCATTGGATTTATCGACGAATTCCTGCATGGCCTCAGCAGAAAATCCCGCCGGTTGCAGGGTGCCGTAATACAGGGCGCTGACGTATTCCAGGCCGGTAAAGCCCCATCCCTTGGCCTTCTCCGCAAAGGTGTACGGGTCTACCCCGTCGTTGCGGATCATCCGGTTGATGGACCACTGGCCCAGGGAGAGATCGAAAAACAAATCGGCTTCAGCGGTGGCGGCCATCGCTCCGGAATCCGGGCTGCCGTCGCTGGTTTCTTTCTTCTCATTTCCCTTACAGGCAAGGGCCCCGAACAGGGAAACTGCGGCCGAAGCCTTGGCACTCTGGTGGAGGAATTTGCGTCTTTTCATCGGTTATCGGCTATTTTAATTGGTTGCTGGTCAGATCCGCTTTGCCGGGCGGCTATGCGGGCAGGCAGGCGCTAAGGTTTTCGCTCTCATTGCATTATCCGTATCTTTACGCCTCCTTTACTGCAAAACCCTAGGATTTATGGGCGTTTAAATGTAGAAAATTAATTTAATATTTAATACTTTTAGGAATTAAACAAACATTCTAAATGAGTAAATTCTATTACAACCAGGAGCAGGATTCCTACGATGCGATTGTCGTCGGGAGCGGGATCAGCGGCGGTTGGGCGGCGAAAGAACTTTGCGAGGCCGGCCTGAAAACCCTGGTGCTGGAACGCGGCCGTATGGTCAAGCACATCGAAGACTATCCAACGGCCAACATGGATGATTGGGATTTCCCTCACAACGGGCAGCTCCCGAGGGAAGAAGCGGCCAAACAGGAAAAGCAGGCCCGGACGGGTTATACCGTGCGCGCCCAGCATAATTTCTGGTTTGTCAACGACCTGGAACACCCCTATAACGAGACCCGGCGGTTCGACTGGATGCGCGGGTACCACGTGGGTGGCCGTTCCATTATGTGGGGACGCCATAGTTACCGCTGGAGCGATATCGACTTTGAAGCGAACAAAAGGGAAGGCATCGCCGTGGACTGGCCGGTCCGTTACAAGGACATCGCCCCCTGGTATGACAAGGTGGAAGCCTATATCGGGGTTACCGGCGAAAAACTCGGGCTGCCCCAGCTACCGGATGGCGTCTTCGAACCCATGATGGAGCTCAACTGCGTGGAAGACCACTTCCGCCAGAAGCTGGCCGAACAATACGAAGACCGCGTGGTTACCGCTGGCCGGGTAGCGCATATCAACAGCGACAAACAATACGAGGGCCGCAACCGCTGCCAGTTCCGGAACCGGTGTATCCGGGGCTGCCCCTTCGGCGCATACTTCAGCAGCGTCTCTTCCACGCTGCCGGCTGCGGAAAGGACCGGAAACCTGACACTCCGGCCGGATTCCATCGTTCACGAAATCACCTACGACCCGGATACCAAAAAAGCCACGGGCGTAAAAATCATCGACCGGGTCACCAAGGAGGAATTCGAGTTCAAGGCAAAGGTGGTATTCCTGTGCGCCTCCGCCATCGCTTCCACCTCCATCCTGATGCAGTCGCGTTCCGACCGGTTCCCGAACGGGCTGGGGAACGATTCGGACCAGTTGGGCCGGAACATCATGGACCACCACCTCAACGTGGGGGCGTCGGGCAAATTCGACGGCTTCGAGGACAAATACTATAAAGGACGCAAGCCCAACGGCATCTACCTCCCCCGTTTCCGGAACCTCGGCGGCGGTACAAACGTGGACAGCTTTAAGCGGGGTTACGGCTACCAGGGCGGCGCCAGCCGCGGAAACTGGGAAGATACCATTGGGGAGCTTTCCCACGGCAAGGACCTCAAGGAGGCGATCCTGAAACCCGGGGGCTGGACCTTCGGCATGGGCGGATTCGGCGAGGTATTGCCCTACGAGGACAACCGGATGACCCTGGACTACAACAAGCTCGACCAGTGGGGCCTGCCCACGGTGACTTTCGACGCGGGTTATAAGGAAAACGAACTGAACATGCGGCAGGATATGATGGAACAGGCCGCGGATATGCTGGAAAAAGCCGGCTTCCGCGAAGTGACCCCGTTCAACGGAAACAGCGCCCTGGGCCTCGGAATCCACGAAATGGGAACGGCCCGGATGGGACGTGACCGTCGGACCTCGGTGGTTAACGGTTACAACCAGGTGCACGACTGCAAAAACGTCTATGTCACAGACGGGGCCTTCATGACCTCGGCCTCCTGCGTAAACCCGTCGCTCACTTATATGGCCTTTACGGCCCGGGCAGCGGACCACGCCGTTAAAGAACTTAAAAAAGGAAATATCTAATGGAAAGAAGAAAAGCCTTAAAAAATATGGGGATGGCTATGGGGCTCACCCTGGCCACGCCCACCGTAATGAGCATCCTGCAGAGTTGCCAGCAGGAGGCAGGCACCGACTGGACCCCGGTCTTCTTCAGCGAGGGCGAAGGAGCCGTCCTGGTGAAGCTCGTGGACATCATCCTGCCTAAAACCGATACTCCCGCTGCCTCCGAATTACAGGTTCACGCCTTTATCGACAGCTATATGGAAGCAGTCCCCCCAGCGGAGGAACAGGACTTTATGCGGATGGCATTCGGGGCGTTTATAGACAAGGCACTGGCGGATTCCGGGAAGGAAGCTGCCGAAGACCTGACCGTCGAGGACCTGGAACCCGTCCTCGCCGAGAGCCTGGCGAAAAAGACGCCTGAGGAGGAAGCGGTGATAATGGAAGCCATCGGCTCCTACCAGGAAGCTGTGGAATCCGGGCAGGAAGCCACCCTGGACGAGGCGATCTCCCGATACAGTTTTGCCAACAACCTGCGCGGCTCCGTCATTTGGGCCTACAAGAACACGGAATACATTGGGGAAGAGGTACTGGCTTACCAGCCCGTACCGGGCGAATACATCCCTTGCGGGGACGTAGACGAACTGACCGGCGGCAAGGCCTGGTCTATTTAACAGACCCCCGGTGAATCGCAGGAAATTCATACGCAATACAGGGCTTGCGGCTGCTTTGGGTGCCGCAAGCCCTATTGCATTCGGACGGGGAGCCGGACCGGGTGCCGCAGTGAAACCGCAACAATACGCCAACACCTTTCCCCAACCAGCGGAAGCATTTACCCTGGACTTCGCCCCCCACCTGGGGATGTTCCGGGAAAGCGCCGGGGAGGACCCCCTGGAGCAGCTGCGCTTTATGGCGGACGCGGGTTTTCGATCTTTTGAGGACAATGGAATGGGCAACCGGCCGGTAGCCCAGCAGGAAGCCATGGCGCGCCTGATGGCGGAACGGGACATGCGGATGGGGGTCTTTGTGGCCCATACCATCTATTGGGACCGCCCGAACCTGGCTTCCGGCGATTTGGCCCTCCGGGAAGAATTCCTCGGGGAAATCCGGGCAGCCGTGGCGGTAGCCCAGAGGGTGAACGCCCGGTGGATGACCGTAGTGCCCGGACACCTGGATTTACGGCAGGATATGGGCCACCAGACGGCCCATGTGGTGGAAAGCCTCCGGCGGGCCGCCGACATCCTGGAACCTCACAACCTCACGATGGTCCTGGAGCCCCTCAACTTCAGAAACCACCCGGGAATGTTTCTCAGCGGGTCGGCACAGGCCTATGAAATCTGCCGGGCAGTAAACTCCCCGGCATGCAAAATCCTTTTCGATATTTACCACCAGCAAATCCAGGAAGGCAACCTGATCCCGAACATAGAGGCTTGCTGGGATGAAATTGCTTATTTCCAGATTGGGGACAACCCGGGCCGAAAGGAACCCACAACGGGCGAAATCAACTATTCAAATGTTTTTAAATACATTGCCGGACGCGGTTATGAAGGTATCCTGGGGATGGAACACGGAAATTCCCAGGAGGGTATTTCCGGGGAAAAAGCGGTGATCGAAGCCTACCGCGCCGTGGACCCCTGAGCATTTCATCGAATTTTTCCTACAAATTTGGGCGCGTTATCGATTTAATTGTACATTTCATCGCATATCCCCCAAAACTAAAGATGTCATGTCCCAAATCGACACCTACCTGTATGTATTGCTGACCTATGTAACCCTGTATTCCCTGGCGCGTTATGCCTACCGGAAATTCAAAAACCGGTTAACGCCTGCCGAACCCGCGGAACAGGAGATGGGTTAGTCCGCTGGCAAGCATTCCGTTGGCGCCCGGAGCCGGGCATTTTTACAATTTCTTTACCCGCCGGTAATCCAAACGGCCATTTTGACCCGTATATATCATACGCGAGCTCGAGATGGAGAATTATTATATTATTTTACTGGGCTACCTGGCCGCATTCCTGGTAATCCGGAGCATCGTCAGACCGATGCTGAAAGATTGACCGGATTCCGGCTTATTTCCGTTGGGTGATCCCTGTAGGGTGATCCGGAGCCAGCGTGCCCAAAATAAAAATACCCCGGCGATTGCTGCTACTGGCAGCAGGCCGGGGTATTTTTTTGAATAAACACTAAAA
This genomic window from Robiginitalea biformata HTCC2501 contains:
- a CDS encoding ASCH domain-containing protein; amino-acid sequence: MKNTSAKRLWGDYLDRHLEYAFTGEPKVRPLGRDADQANRNLQLVLKGKKRSYSHALLGLQHRGETLPRIGDFTVLTDWEGQARCIVRTVAVRLKPFFSISSSYAKLEGEGDGSLEQWKKSHWEAFARELEPFGRVPRESMIVVCEVFEKVYEG
- a CDS encoding Gfo/Idh/MocA family protein translates to MPEKIKLGILGGGGDSLIGVLHRVAAHMYDSYEITGAVFNPDHAQSLEFARELGISTDRIYPDFDTLIAEETKLPESERIQVCSIQTPNFLHYPMAKKLLENGFHVICEKPMTTTYEEAKTLRDLHEKSGKVFTVTHTYTGYPMVRQMREMIKAGALGKIHKVDARYYQGWINPIIHDKEKRNSVWRLDPKKAGISSCMGDIGVHAFNMVEFTTGLKIKSLLCDFNYLYDDNVMDVDGTVLIRMDDHVKGVIRASQVATGEENGLAITIYGEKAGFRWEQERPNFLYLLSDTEPVRVYKPGHAYNSELSLDGTKLPAGHPEGIFDAMGNIYRGVAKAIRGQKYNDGEFPTMTDGVRGLNFVEATVASHKSGNTWVDLD
- a CDS encoding MFS transporter — encoded protein: MKPINRNRVFLAACISLVVTSMTFAIRAGILDQLGLQFDLSDTQLGYINGMAFLGFPIATIVGGLLYNLLGPKKLMMIAFFSHIIGLVMTIYAGGFWTLLISTFFIGFANGSVEAACNPMIADMYTRNRTAMLNRFHVWFPGGIVIGALISKFMTDFGMGWQAQIAIMLIPTLIYGFMFFKEPLPESEHMETDTRLNIKALASPLFLFIIVCMTLTAISEFGPQQWVERILGNSGANPMLVLAMVTGIMALGRYFGGFLVHRLNPIGVLLMSAIVTTAAVYSMSIAEGGMIYAAAILFALGVCYFWPTMIGFTSEYMPKTGALGMSLVGGAGMLSTAIWQPVIGSWLDSARQTALDSGMAQEVAELAAGKATLGKMMFFPLTVAVLFGILFLFFRKKLEERRVPQAHDMADVLEQTKGS
- a CDS encoding nucleoside permease produces the protein MKGRIQLQLSLMMFLEFFVWGSWFVTMGTYLGRSLNTDAAAVGTAYMTQSWGAIVAPFIVGLIADRFFAAQRMLGVIHIAGAVLMYFIGSTQEFAVFYPLLLVYMVLYMPTLALANSVAFNQLSDPSKQFARIRIWGTIGWIVAGMLIGYVFHWEAENLLGYTFMLASGSSLALGLFSFTLPDTPPKSKGDRITLSDVLGLEALSLLKSRNYLIFFLSSVLICIPLAFYYSFANPFLNEIGMDNAAGNMTFGQISEVIFLLLLPVFLNRFGLKWTLIVGMLAWGVRYTLFAYGNADEGAWMLFAGIVLHGICYDFFFVSGQIYTDVKAGPRIRSAAQGLITLATYGVGMLIGYQVCGSIVDAFATADGHAWREIWLYPAGFSYVVLLVFILFFRNEKVSYKL
- a CDS encoding DinB family protein, which translates into the protein MKSYFHQLFDYNYYCNKKLIEACSEMKEVSARTAELFSHILNAHHIWNARLNGSEPQYGVWDVHALSDWADIHYENQRASFELITNADDLEKRVGYENSEGRSFSNTLRDILFHILNHSTHHRAQIVAEIRASGAEPPALDYIFYKR
- a CDS encoding sugar phosphate isomerase/epimerase family protein; protein product: MKRRKFLHQSAKASAAVSLFGALACKGNEKKETSDGSPDSGAMAATAEADLFFDLSLGQWSINRMIRNDGVDPYTFAEKAKGWGFTGLEYVSALYYGTLQPAGFSAEAMQEFVDKSNEEAQKHGMKNVLIMVDGQGNLAVSDAAERAAAVENHHKWVDAAAAMGCHAIRVNLAGSDVPDEWIANSIDGLTQLGNYARDKRINVLVENHGGLSSNGEMMARVFSQVELDNVGTLPDFGNFCIRRNDPSDYGSGCAEAYDIYKGVEELMPFAKAVSAKSHDFGPDGNESEIDYVRMLKIVKDAGYRGYIGVEYEGSEIGEEAGIIATRDLLIKAAGELS
- a CDS encoding GMC oxidoreductase, which gives rise to MSKFYYNQEQDSYDAIVVGSGISGGWAAKELCEAGLKTLVLERGRMVKHIEDYPTANMDDWDFPHNGQLPREEAAKQEKQARTGYTVRAQHNFWFVNDLEHPYNETRRFDWMRGYHVGGRSIMWGRHSYRWSDIDFEANKREGIAVDWPVRYKDIAPWYDKVEAYIGVTGEKLGLPQLPDGVFEPMMELNCVEDHFRQKLAEQYEDRVVTAGRVAHINSDKQYEGRNRCQFRNRCIRGCPFGAYFSSVSSTLPAAERTGNLTLRPDSIVHEITYDPDTKKATGVKIIDRVTKEEFEFKAKVVFLCASAIASTSILMQSRSDRFPNGLGNDSDQLGRNIMDHHLNVGASGKFDGFEDKYYKGRKPNGIYLPRFRNLGGGTNVDSFKRGYGYQGGASRGNWEDTIGELSHGKDLKEAILKPGGWTFGMGGFGEVLPYEDNRMTLDYNKLDQWGLPTVTFDAGYKENELNMRQDMMEQAADMLEKAGFREVTPFNGNSALGLGIHEMGTARMGRDRRTSVVNGYNQVHDCKNVYVTDGAFMTSASCVNPSLTYMAFTARAADHAVKELKKGNI
- a CDS encoding gluconate 2-dehydrogenase subunit 3 family protein, with the protein product MERRKALKNMGMAMGLTLATPTVMSILQSCQQEAGTDWTPVFFSEGEGAVLVKLVDIILPKTDTPAASELQVHAFIDSYMEAVPPAEEQDFMRMAFGAFIDKALADSGKEAAEDLTVEDLEPVLAESLAKKTPEEEAVIMEAIGSYQEAVESGQEATLDEAISRYSFANNLRGSVIWAYKNTEYIGEEVLAYQPVPGEYIPCGDVDELTGGKAWSI
- a CDS encoding hydroxypyruvate isomerase family protein, with protein sequence MKPQQYANTFPQPAEAFTLDFAPHLGMFRESAGEDPLEQLRFMADAGFRSFEDNGMGNRPVAQQEAMARLMAERDMRMGVFVAHTIYWDRPNLASGDLALREEFLGEIRAAVAVAQRVNARWMTVVPGHLDLRQDMGHQTAHVVESLRRAADILEPHNLTMVLEPLNFRNHPGMFLSGSAQAYEICRAVNSPACKILFDIYHQQIQEGNLIPNIEACWDEIAYFQIGDNPGRKEPTTGEINYSNVFKYIAGRGYEGILGMEHGNSQEGISGEKAVIEAYRAVDP